The Megalobrama amblycephala isolate DHTTF-2021 linkage group LG22, ASM1881202v1, whole genome shotgun sequence sequence TCCCGATCACTGACAGAGAATTATTATAATTGTTAACAAAATTGCTAACAATAATGATAATCATAATAGTAAAGCTTTACAAtgccaatttaaatatttactgtGCATCAttattatcgttaactaaaaccataaaaaaagtagggctgcacaacgattaatcgcgattaatggtttgcaaaataaaagtctgtgtttatgtaataaatgtgtgtgttctgtgtataataattatgtatatataaatacacacacatacatatgtatatttaagaaaaattttatattatatataaaatatttatatttatatataatataaaatatatttaaatatatatatttatttatacatgcatatatttcttaaatttatacatgtatgtgtgtgtatttatatatacataattattatacacagaacacacacatttattacataaacacagacttttattttgcaaacgattaatcacgattaatcgttgtgcagccctaaaaaaagtaaaaacatgaactgtGAACctgtatgtatattatatatatatatatatatatatatatacacacacaatacagtccaaaagtttggaaccactaagatttttaatgtttttaaaagaagtttcgtctgctcacatttatttaattacatttatttaattaaaaatacagtaaaaacagtaatattgtgaaatattattacaatttaaaataactgttttctatttgaatatatttcacaaagtaatttattcctgtgatgcaaagctgaattttcagcatcgttactccagtcttcagtgtcacatgatccttcagaaatcattctaatatgctgatttgctgctcaagaaacatttaatgtgtacaattgtacaaaatatttgtgtacaatattttttttcaggattatttgatgaatagaaagttcaaaagaacagtgtttatctgaaatctaatcttttgtaacattataaatgtctttactgccacttttgattgatttaatgcatccttgctgaataaaagtattcatttctttaatttcttttcaaaaaaataaaaataaaaattcttactgaccccaaacttttgaacggtagtgtataatgctacagaagctttgtatttcagataaatgctgttcttttgaactttctattcatcaaggaatcctgaaaaaaaaagtacacaactgttttcaacattgaaaataatcataaatgtttattgagcagcaaatcagcatattagaatgatttctgaaggatcatgtgacactgaagactggagtaacgatgctgaaaattcagctttgcatcacaggaataaattactttgtcaaatatatttaaatagtacacagttattttaaattgtaataatatttcacaatattactgttttttactgtatttttaattaaataaatgtagccttggtgagcagacgaaacttcttttaaaaacattaaaaatcttagtggttccaaacttttggactgtactgtatatatatatatatatatatatatatatatatatatatatatataacactggtAACAGACACGAAGATGtacctttaatttcaccaagctgattgcttAGTCATTatgttttcaggccatttcaagtttgattttgacgtgacaaaGCGGGGATCCCTTTTTAAGTAGTCTTCCCATTAACACCATTTTTTTCATTCAGGCAGTTTCGAGAACGTGCACGaaaacaagaggcgggatttatctcaagaaccaatcatatccaatcataaccgaTCATATCCAATAATAGCGCGTCTCCTCTCACTTGACCTTCCCCttttcattctcaattacccccaaTCAAACTCATTGCACGCTTTAGGGGGTCTGTTTAAAGTCAATGGGCTCAGGGGAGGCAAGCCTCccgctgtaactttacctgtgggtgtcgctgttggacagcattactttataaaaatgagtgacttttacactttttaaatgtcacattttgtaatattgattattttctcatccagtttttttGAGGGGACACTGCCTCCCGTCCTCCTCGGAGGAAACGAGGACTACCAGGAACTCTTTTAGATCTGCATTAGATCTCGGGTCTTGAAATGATGTGAACCAATCTAAGCTCCTTTCAATTAGTTTCATTTACCTATTTCACTTTCAATCATTCAGTTACCTGTAAGATTCATCCTTTGACAGTGGATCATACTGCTCAAGGTCATACTGTTTCTTGGCAATGTCTGCCATCACTTCCCGCAATTCTCCAATTCTGGaaccaaaagaaaaaagatcattttttactattttttagcTAACCAATAACCAATAAGCAATCATAACATTAATGCACAATAAAATATGCTTTTAAGCAGTCTTGTTCAGACTGTTGACAAATCAGATTTCTTCTCAAATCAGATCTTTTCAGGCAGACTGTCTGAAATATTAATTGCAAGTGATCAAATAAGATTTGTGTGAGTCCAGAACGGAAAAACAGAGCTGCATCAAAAATAAGTCGAGTCGCGGTGCAGAACTAAGACTGAGACTGAGACTGAGACTGAGACTGGTATATATTGCGATGGTTTGTGCTGTAGCCATGGCCGAAAACTTTGGACATATCGTTTGAACTACCTCCAAATGTGGTTTGAAtcagatttgaattttttttgtttttgttttttgctgtcCAGACTTTTAAAAACCCCTCTGGATTtgcaaaaaaatcatatttttgatGGCAGTCTGAACATAGCCTCAAGTGCATCTCACCTGTGCGTGTATCCAGCGACATCAGAGACTGTGGTTGAGAGATCTATGAGCTGCGTGAAGCAGTTTATCAGATAGATACAGACGAAAGCATTCTGAAAGAGACACATGATTAACATATTGTGGACAGCCGAGATTCACGCAGAGTCGAAGCacttgtttttgtctttatgttCAGGCACATTAAAATACAGTTTGAAGGAACTCACCTTGCTGACAAGAGCACTCAGTTCTCCAGGTGTCAGGCCGTCATACTTTCCAGCAAAGATGGGGATCGCGATGACTATATAGCTGAGGATACTGCCCAGATAGTCAAAGGTGTTTACCCCGactttaaagaaacaaaacaacaagcaTTTGTAGAgaactttattattttaaactagGTTGATAAGGCAGCTTAATGCCTGAAATATTACACTTTTTGGCTGAAGACGGTTCAGAGTTAAATGCATGAAATGAGATTTCTCTTCTGCTGCTGTATATTTTCAGTAACAACAGTGATGAATAatgcacattttatatattctgTGCAATCTTCTGAAAGCTCTCTTACTGTAAAGCCAGAGCTCTTTGTTCATCAGGCTTCTCTGAGTGGATAAGAGCATCTGCAGTCTTCTGTCGGTCCGCATGTGTTCCACCTTCCCTGccctgagcaaaaacacaacaactgCTCTCCTGCTCTGTGATTTGATAATATGTATAGCGTTCAATGCAGGCAGAAATACTGAAAGTGCACACGAACCTGTAGAAGGCGGCAGATTCTGCATTCACtcttatttgcatgtgtttaaaCCTGGAGAGACATTAGACAAGCCAAACAGAACTGCTGAAATACTGCTGCATTCATTCAAAGAATAAGATCAGATAGCAATGGcaactattaaaggtgccctagattcaaaaattgaatttacctcagcatagttaaataacaagagttcagtacatggaaaagacagtgagtctcaaactccattgtttcctccttcttatataaatctcatttgtttaaaagacctccgaagaacaggcaaatctcaacataacaccgactgttacgtaacagtcgggatcattaatatgtacgcccccaaaatttgcatatgccagcccatgatcaagccattagacaagggcagccagtattaatgtctggatctgcacaggtgaatcaacagactaggtaagcaagcaagaacaatagcgaaaaatggcagatggagcaataataactgacatgatccatgataacatgatatttttagtgatatttgtaaattgtctttctaaatgtttcattagcatgttgctaatgtactgttaaatgtggttaaagttaccatcgttccttactgtattcacggagacaagagccgtcgctattttcatttttaaacacttgcagtctgtataattcataaacacaacttcattctttataaatctctccgacagtgtagcattagccgttagccacggagcatagcctcaaactcattcagaatcaatgtaaacatcaaaataaacactgtatttacgcgattagacatgctgcatgacgaacactttgtaaagatccattttgagggttatattagctgtttgaactttttttatgttgtttaaggcaagcgcgagctcttggggcatggagcacgagatttaaagggccacacaccctgaatcggctcatttctaattatgccccaaaataggcagttaaaaaaatgaattaaaaaaaatctatggggtattttgagctgaaacttcacagacacattcaggggacaccttagacttatattacatcttttaaaaaaaaattctagggcacctttaatatgtgaCATCTGCTTCAGCATCTCTGAATGTAATTTAGATTTCTCTTGTTTTGTATAGGTCTACCTAAAATCTCCCTCCAGCTTTTCTTGCTCAACCAGCATGGACACGATGGGTCCTATCAAGATCTTGTTGATGATGGTTCCAGCCACAAAGTAGCCGAAGATGCTCACAAAACCAATCCAGCCCGCACTGCAGCGCCAAAAAGGTAAGAAAAAGTTATCAAATCTTTCAATGCAAAACTAGAGGGATACAAGAATATTTAGTAACACTTTGCCTAAAGCCTTTAAGTATAATGCATTAGGTATTGATAATGTACGATTATAATGCATGTTttaaccaaagttaaaatgcataCATCTAAAATTGgttgtttgtcatgtgttttaatgcattatactttctaacAATGAATAGAaaagtattataatgtattataacctGGTTACAATTATCCATGAAatcatacacagcaaaatccccagagttaaatcaactctgctcagagtacatatggtccctctctatatagtgctaaaataacactgaaacagagttaaagttaatgagataattaagtgattaagttatgattgagcattagtgatgaacacctgctgttaacaagcagaatcactgaagagaaacacaataactacaaatgacttccagccacagccttagatgaaatcaactgaagataaaagacattaaatctctcaagatctgaataaacaactccacaaacagcatattatctcattaactttaactctgcttcagtgttattttaactctttGTAGAGAGGGACtatatgttctctgagcagagttgatttttTGCTGTGtacaatgcattataaggtGCATTACAAAGCATAATTAATGcacttaaaatacttttttaatatattatacttAAATGCTACTAAGTGTCCAGAATATTGTACTGCCATTAATTGCCACTGATGAAAATACTATCACATCATACAGTATTATACAAAATGATTAGGTTCAGATTCTGCaattacaaacacaaacacacaagtgCAGCAGCATCTCTCTGACCTGTTGAAGCACTGATAGGTGTAGTAGCTGACAGTGAATGGAGAGATGAGAAGTCGACTCGCCATAGTGCTCATCTGCTTACATAACCTCTCTACATCCTGACTGATGCGCTGGTCTCTTTACgtgacacaaacacaaaataaaccatTAACAGAGTACATTTAATTAAGTTTTCTTAAGTAATTAAGTGAAACAAATGTTGTGTGAATACATTACGGGTTGTCGATGTCTTTGCACAGTACGTTGAGGGTGTAGTAAACACGTCCCTTGAAGTATGTGTTATGGATTTCTTCAGTTAAAGACTTTCTCCAGCTGACATACAGCAGACTGGAGATGTATTGGTCTAGACTCTTCAGCTAAAGAACAGATATATTATTGATTAGTGATTTATTAGGAATCCCTGATTGGATATTTAGctgatgcttttatccaaagcaatatacagtatacggatgctggtcatataattagaatatcatcaaaaagttgatttatttcactaattccattcaaaaagtgaaacttgtatattatattcattcattacacacagactgatacatttcaaatgtttatttgttttaattttgatgattagaactgacaactaaggaaaatcccaaattcagtatctcagaaaattagaatattacttaagaccaatacaaagaaaggatttttagaaatcttggccaactgaaaagtatgaacatgaaaagtatgagcatgtacagcactcaatacttagttggggctccttttgcctgaattactgcagcaatgcggcgtggcatggagtcgatcagtctgtggcactgctcaggtgttatgagagcccaggttgctctgatagtggccttcagctcttctgcattgttgggtctggcatatcgcatcttcctcttcacaataccccatagattttctatagggttaaggtcaggtgagtttgctggccaattaagaacagggatagcatggtccttaaaccaggtacaggtagctttggcactgtgtgcaggtgccaagtcctgttggaaaattaaatctgcatctccataaagttggtcagcagcaggaagcatgaagtgctctaaaacttcctggtatacggctgcgttgaccttggacctcagaaaacacagtggaccaacaccagcagatgacatggcacccccaaaccatcactgactgtggaaactttacactggacctcaagcaacgtggattgtgtgcctctcctctcttcctccagattctgggaccctgatttccaaaggaaatgcaaaatttactttcatcagagaacataactttggaccactcagctgcagtccagtcctttttgtctttagcccaggcgagacgcttctgacgctgtctgttgttcaagagtggcttgacacaaggaacgcgacagctgaaacccatgtcttgcatacgtctgtgcgtagtggttcttgaagcactgactccagctgcagtccactctttgtgaatcttcCCCttatttttgaatgggttttgtttcacaatcctctccagggtgcggttatccctattgcttgtacgcttttttctaccacatcttttccttcccttcgcctctctattaatgtgcttggacacagagctctgtgaacagccagcctcttttgcaatgaccttttgtgtcttgccctccttgtgcaaggtctcaatggtcgtcttttggacaactgtcaagtcagcagtcttccccatgattctctagactgagagaccatttaaaggcctttgcaggtgctttgagttaattagctgattacagtgtggcaccaggtgtcttcaatattgaaccttttcacaatattcaaattttctgagatactaaatttgggattttccttagttgtcagttataatcatcaaaattaaaagaaataaacatttgaaatatatcagtctgtgtgtaatgaataaatataatatacaagtttcactttttaaatggaattagtgaaaaaaataaactttttgatgatattctaattatatgaccagcacctgtatattacAAGTGGAGTACAACCTCTTTAGCCCATAAATTAataactagtttttttttttcttgatgttttgtgtctttttttcttatttaggGCCATGCACATGCTTGCAAAGTTTGATGCGTTGTGGAATGTGTGATCAAAATTtctattattatgattatgatgTTTGTGGGTCAATCTGAACGCATATTTCATTGTTGAAGGCAGCTGCATagacttaaaataaaaacattttgccaGTTTCTAAATTATCCTCTGAGTTTAGGCTTGGCGATAAACGATATCGCAATAAAATTTACATCAATAACGGATTTGATGCCTGAGATGAGATGTTTTTCTGGAAgttacagtggtgtgaaaaagtgattttttatttttttgcatgtttgtcacagttattaggtttagggggcaagcacattttcacacagggccatgtgggtttggattttgttttcccttcataataaaaaccttcatttaaaaactgcatgttgtgtttacttgtgttatcttagATATTACAAGATATTATATTGTTATCTTtggtattaatatttaaatttgtttgatgatctgaaacattaaagtgcgacaaacatgcaaaacataaaaagtcaggaagggggcaagcactttttctcACCACtgtaaatatgtcattaatgttgtggggtgttcagaaaagtaatacattttggtaaaaaatctaaaaatgtgtcCAAATTGTACCGGTTTTGAGGAACGACTCAGATGCCGTTACCTGAAGCGACTTGCAGAAAACTATAAACTGTATGTACAAGACCAGACTCACTGTTGAATTAATCAGGATGAGCACAACCGCAAACAACACCAGATCTTTGAACTTCCCATAGCTCTTGTCAGACAGAACCTCGTAGAACTGACTCGGAATGAGACCCACTTGATAAATCACAAGTTGGACTAAAATACATTAAacaaacagagagagaagaCAAAACAAGCCTTCATAAGGACCACAATGGAGACAACTTTAATGTGTTATCCTTGACAAATGAGTGTCTAATGGATCAAATCAAACCTAGTAGAGATGTTAAAAGTTTATCACCTGAAAGTGTGACTCCAAGAAGCGTCATGAACATTCGGACACTCTGGTTGGACCAGGATGGGAAGAGGATCTTCAGAATGCTGCAGAACCTTTGCAGAAACCTCCAGTCTAGCTTTGGTCTTGAGGAAAAAACACATCCACAACTCAAGTCAACTAGATACAGCAGTTTAATTAACATCAAAATGTCATTAAGACTGGTTTGGACACAAAAACAGCCACATTTCTTGTATTCTATGACAGATCTCTTATGATAAAAGATATATGGAGATATATATACATATCAGTTCAGTTCTTACCTTTTCACACTGCTGTTCTTCATGGGTGCCATGGTGAAAGTTTGGTAAAGGTATTATGAGACCTTCAGACTGTCAAATCttcccttttttgtttttaattatttcaagCTCTTAGACGAGTTTATTGGATGTGTTTGGGGTTCAAAGTCTAAAACAGCATATGACAGCGTCTTAAACATGATTTAGTTAAATCTGACAAACACTAACGTTAGTTATAAACAAAGACAAATTTAATAGCGATAACATCATATGCGATCCCCGATAATGATGTTGTTGCGccgtaataaaataataaagcgTTACTTTATTctgttatttcatatttcatgcagGGTCACATGTACACAAAAGTTTCTTCGTCTACGTCTAGACGCCGTCGGGTGCTCCGCTGCCCCCTGCTGTACAGGAAAGTTTATGACAGGACTGCTTAAATGCATTAATGTACTCATGaacaaagaataaataaataaacaataacgctaacagaaataaatattttatatcatgTGTTAATTATGGTTAATTCATCGTAATCTGCATTAATTTAAGGTAATGTATACaacttttaatattaaaatgtattagtacTGTATGTAGAAATGTGTAGAaagtttaacattaaaaaagttcATTGGCATATACAgtaccttactgtaaagtgttaccatccTATTTGATAAAATATACAACGGGGCCGAAAAGTCTGAAATCACTGCCGCCCAAttcaatgcatttttaaaatacacattATAATATCAACTAGCAACTAATTGATTTTTTCATCTTTGctataacattttattcatgCCTAACCTTAAAATGTGTTGACAATTCTTCAATTGTTATGCCAATAAAGttgaaaattaatttattattaaaaataaattggaTGAATGAAAGAAAGTCAAGTATATAATGAAGGCACATTGTAACTCAAAGGTTTGAGgttcaaaatgtataattttttttttattctggcatgattgtATAACCTCATTTATCAACAgagcaaaatggtattaaaattatgtgtagaagtcgttgctttgttatgagaaagaatgtctggaaaaattaatttcagtgatgtcattcggagtaaccaatataaagggaccattttggatcgtCATGCAGTCAATATCATGCGACAGGAAGTGACATTCAGACGCCTgtaaaggaccacatggtcatgaagcaaagtaactctcttttaactatttgaaaaattcatgttttcacttgttcatacacatgtcccgaaacatcatgtcatttggtacaaccgctataaaacatggaaaatgttggaatatttgtataaaacttgtactaaatataaaatgtttgattgtccttttaaatatcaatctgttagcattgtttaaaaatatcgtcatttggtataaccaaatgtgtcattcggtaaaaccgaaattttagTTACTTAtgttggtgacaaattttgtcaatcttgtaaaaaatgacaaaagcagtgttaatcgattataaaaaccacataatctcattgttaacacttaataaaacttcaaaattatgtttttttacacttttaaaaactttatttgtcaatgacccatatatatatatatatatatatatatatatatatatatatatatatatatatatatatatatatatatatatatataaactttaaaaaaaaacagcaaatggtgacaacttgccccattCTCACCTACACCTCA is a genomic window containing:
- the abcd4 gene encoding ATP-binding cassette sub-family D member 4 isoform X1; this translates as MAPMKNSSVKRPKLDWRFLQRFCSILKILFPSWSNQSVRMFMTLLGVTLSVQLVIYQVGLIPSQFYEVLSDKSYGKFKDLVLFAVVLILINSTLKSLDQYISSLLYVSWRKSLTEEIHNTYFKGRVYYTLNVLCKDIDNPDQRISQDVERLCKQMSTMASRLLISPFTVSYYTYQCFNSAGWIGFVSIFGYFVAGTIINKILIGPIVSMLVEQEKLEGDFRFKHMQIRVNAESAAFYRAGKVEHMRTDRRLQMLLSTQRSLMNKELWLYIGVNTFDYLGSILSYIVIAIPIFAGKYDGLTPGELSALVSKNAFVCIYLINCFTQLIDLSTTVSDVAGYTHRIGELREVMADIAKKQYDLEQYDPLSKDESYSDRELHSVPADTAFVLDRLSYKSPSSEELLVKDLTLKISQGMHLLVVGNTGTGKTSLLRVLNGLWEPCNGSVEMTTCFGPRGVLFLPQKAYLTDGTLREQVIYPLKDIYPSSESIDDERILKYLELVGLSNLLTRIGGLDTQVNWNWDDVLSPGEMQRLCFARLFYLQPKYAVLDEATSALTEEAEGQLYKACKQLGMTLISLGHRSTLEKHHDAMLRLCGGGQWELIKLKEA